From a region of the Latilactobacillus sakei genome:
- a CDS encoding universal stress protein, whose amino-acid sequence MLQQYKHILVAIDGSYEAELAFRKAVEVALRNNGQLHLIHVIDTRAFQNISSFDSAMVEQVTETAKKTMDEYIVTANDLGLTDVDYSIEYGAPKSLIAREVPEKKDIDLIMIGATGLNAVERLLIGSVTEYVTRTAVCDVLVVRTDLDNKHALNKKKSSIGQDI is encoded by the coding sequence ATGTTACAACAATATAAACATATTTTGGTCGCAATTGATGGTTCCTATGAAGCTGAACTCGCTTTTAGAAAAGCAGTTGAAGTAGCCCTTAGAAACAACGGTCAATTACATTTGATTCACGTTATCGATACACGCGCTTTCCAAAACATTTCTAGTTTCGATTCAGCAATGGTTGAACAAGTTACAGAAACAGCTAAAAAAACAATGGATGAATATATCGTGACTGCTAATGATCTCGGCTTAACCGATGTCGATTACAGTATTGAATATGGTGCACCTAAGAGCCTCATCGCTCGTGAAGTCCCTGAGAAAAAAGACATTGATTTAATTATGATTGGTGCCACAGGGCTAAACGCGGTTGAACGATTATTAATCGGTTCAGTAACGGAATACGTTACGCGGACAGCTGTTTGTGACGTTTTAGTGGTTAGAACAGATCTCGATAATAAACATGCACTCAATAAGAAAAAAAGTAGTATTGGCCAAGATATTTAA
- a CDS encoding recombinase RarA: protein MQQPLAYRMRPTNIDEIVGQTHLVGPQKIIRRMVDAKLLSSMILYGPPGTGKTSIASAIAGSTQYAFRMLNAATDSKKDLQIVAEEAKMSGTVILLLDEIHRLDKTKQDFLLPHLESGRIILIGATTENPYITINPAIRSRTQIFEVHPLNEADIHVAIQRALTDSQKGLGDEPVNLDETAEKYLAQVTNGDLRSALNALELAVRSTPKNPETGLIDIDLAVIEECVQRKAITHDKDGDAHYDVISAFQKSVRGSDVDAALHYMGRLIEAGDLPSISRRLMTMAYEDVGLANPQACARTVEAVTAAKQLGFPEARIPLAVAVIDLCLSPKSDSAITAIDNALGDIRAGKAGEVPAHLKDAHYTGAAKLGHGVDYKYPHNYPNDWVAQDYLPTKLLGSHYYEAKATGKYEQVLKQQLERLRQASSHK from the coding sequence ATGCAACAACCACTCGCATATCGTATGCGCCCCACAAATATTGATGAAATTGTGGGTCAGACACACTTAGTAGGCCCGCAAAAGATTATCCGGCGAATGGTTGACGCTAAATTACTTTCGTCAATGATTCTGTATGGGCCGCCTGGTACCGGAAAAACCAGTATCGCTAGCGCCATTGCTGGTAGTACGCAATACGCCTTTCGCATGCTGAATGCCGCAACAGACAGTAAAAAAGATCTCCAAATCGTCGCTGAAGAAGCTAAAATGAGCGGAACCGTTATTTTATTACTCGATGAAATTCATCGCCTCGATAAAACGAAACAGGATTTTTTACTCCCCCATCTCGAAAGTGGTCGAATTATTCTAATTGGCGCTACCACCGAAAATCCTTATATCACAATCAACCCCGCCATTCGGAGTCGAACCCAGATATTTGAAGTCCATCCACTCAATGAAGCCGATATTCACGTCGCTATTCAACGCGCCTTAACCGATTCGCAAAAAGGCTTAGGTGATGAACCCGTTAACCTTGATGAAACGGCTGAAAAATATCTCGCACAAGTCACCAATGGTGATCTTCGAAGTGCTTTAAATGCGCTAGAATTAGCCGTCCGCTCAACGCCTAAAAACCCAGAAACCGGCTTAATTGATATTGATCTCGCTGTTATTGAGGAATGCGTTCAAAGAAAGGCCATTACCCATGATAAAGATGGCGATGCCCACTATGATGTTATTTCAGCTTTTCAAAAATCTGTTCGTGGTAGCGACGTTGATGCTGCCTTGCATTATATGGGACGCTTAATTGAAGCTGGTGACCTACCATCTATCAGCCGCCGGCTAATGACGATGGCCTATGAAGACGTTGGTTTAGCCAATCCTCAAGCCTGTGCCCGCACGGTTGAAGCAGTAACGGCCGCCAAACAATTAGGCTTTCCTGAAGCCCGTATTCCACTAGCAGTTGCTGTGATTGACCTCTGCCTTTCACCTAAGTCAGATTCAGCCATTACAGCCATTGATAATGCGTTAGGTGACATTCGCGCTGGTAAGGCTGGCGAAGTCCCCGCCCATTTAAAAGACGCGCATTACACTGGTGCTGCTAAGCTTGGCCACGGTGTTGATTACAAGTATCCGCATAACTATCCCAATGATTGGGTGGCACAAGACTACCTCCCTACTAAACTCTTAGGTAGTCATTACTATGAAGCCAAAGCAACTGGTAAGTACGAGCAAGTTTTAAAACAACAACTTGAACGGCTTAGACAGGCAAGCTCCCATAAGTGA
- a CDS encoding bifunctional glutamate--cysteine ligase GshA/glutathione synthetase GshB, which produces MSNQLFEQIQQLHLAPLLNWGAFGIEKEGHRVTATGQLSPLDHPVSLGSRDFHPYIKTDFAEMQTELVSDTFDNTDEIMQQLGALSEVLAMNLAEDELIWPLSMPPVLPNDEAAIPIANVAPDARAYREYLANRYGRRLQMISGVHFNFSLAPALIARLYDEAYHDQFATVKDFSDMLYLQIAQNYSQYRYLLTYLFGASPITEAHFQTETTNLPEHAVRSLRSSQLFGYANHNLAVSFESVAAYHDSLERAVSKKQLISEREYYGSVRLRSHGHLVQDGVDYLEFRGFDLNPFAASGVTQEQLDFLHLFFTYLLSLPKAAKSLTDRMTEGQQLNEAIALEDATKASAQQAKMQALMANIRQFITTYQLDQRFIDAWALMNERVNDFKQTLSYQLVQEVQDNSLTAFAIQQARHFKRQLTEKPFQLQGYTDMELSTQMLMLDAFQKGLHVAVLDRSDQFVELTYQQHHELVKNGNITSLDRLISWPLVDNKVVTKIVLANQGIRVPAGAEYADLEIAKRDYQAAFGQRALVIKPKTSNMGAGITTFLTRPSEADFVTAFKLAQQYDQQVLVEEYIAGSEYRFLVMDHQVQAVLERVPANVVGDGRSTITQLVAKKNRNEFRGEDHRTPLQNIRLGAREQMILKQQGYQVDDVPMRGSQVFLLQNSNISNGGDSVDVTDDIDESYFAIAEKVAAILNLNVAGIDIIIPNLYQPYDPEHPEMAVVLEANYNPAMLMHLFPMMGQPRRVTAKMLTMLFPEMD; this is translated from the coding sequence ATGTCCAATCAACTATTTGAACAAATTCAACAATTACATTTAGCCCCACTTTTAAATTGGGGGGCCTTCGGCATTGAAAAAGAAGGGCACCGGGTGACAGCTACTGGCCAACTAAGTCCGCTTGACCATCCAGTAAGCTTAGGTTCTCGTGATTTTCATCCGTACATTAAAACTGATTTTGCTGAAATGCAGACGGAATTGGTCAGTGATACCTTCGATAATACCGACGAAATTATGCAACAACTAGGTGCCTTATCAGAAGTGCTTGCGATGAATTTAGCCGAAGATGAATTGATTTGGCCGCTCAGTATGCCACCTGTTTTGCCCAATGATGAAGCGGCGATCCCAATTGCGAACGTCGCACCAGATGCGCGTGCTTACCGCGAGTACTTAGCTAATCGTTACGGTCGCCGGCTACAGATGATTTCGGGGGTCCACTTTAATTTTAGCTTAGCACCAGCCCTAATTGCGCGCCTATATGACGAGGCTTATCATGATCAATTTGCAACGGTAAAAGATTTTAGCGATATGTTGTACTTACAGATTGCCCAGAATTATAGCCAATATCGTTATTTACTGACTTATTTATTTGGTGCTAGTCCGATTACGGAAGCGCATTTTCAAACAGAGACAACGAACTTGCCGGAGCATGCCGTTCGTAGTTTACGTTCGAGTCAACTTTTTGGCTATGCTAATCATAACTTGGCGGTATCGTTTGAATCGGTTGCTGCTTATCACGATTCATTGGAACGGGCAGTTAGCAAAAAACAATTGATTTCAGAACGTGAATACTATGGGAGCGTTCGGTTACGTAGTCATGGTCACCTTGTTCAAGATGGTGTCGATTATCTTGAATTCCGCGGTTTTGATTTGAATCCATTCGCTGCTAGCGGCGTGACACAAGAACAACTTGATTTTCTCCATCTATTCTTTACGTACTTATTATCGTTACCTAAGGCCGCTAAAAGCTTAACGGATCGCATGACCGAAGGACAACAGTTAAATGAAGCAATTGCGCTTGAAGATGCGACAAAGGCATCCGCACAACAAGCAAAGATGCAAGCGTTAATGGCTAATATTCGTCAATTTATCACGACTTATCAACTGGATCAACGCTTTATCGATGCGTGGGCGCTTATGAACGAGCGGGTCAATGATTTCAAACAAACATTGAGTTATCAGTTAGTTCAAGAAGTGCAAGACAATTCTTTAACCGCTTTTGCCATACAACAAGCACGACACTTTAAACGGCAATTAACTGAGAAACCATTCCAATTACAAGGCTATACGGATATGGAATTATCAACGCAAATGTTAATGTTAGATGCCTTTCAAAAGGGCCTCCACGTTGCCGTATTAGATCGCAGTGATCAATTTGTCGAATTGACCTATCAACAACATCATGAATTGGTGAAAAATGGCAATATAACCAGCCTCGATCGTTTAATCAGCTGGCCGCTAGTGGATAATAAAGTTGTTACCAAGATTGTTTTGGCTAACCAAGGTATTCGCGTTCCAGCAGGTGCTGAATATGCGGATTTAGAAATTGCCAAGCGTGATTATCAAGCAGCCTTTGGACAACGGGCATTAGTGATTAAGCCCAAGACCAGTAACATGGGAGCTGGGATTACGACCTTTTTAACGCGACCATCAGAAGCAGATTTTGTCACGGCTTTTAAACTCGCACAACAATATGACCAGCAGGTATTGGTTGAAGAGTATATTGCTGGTTCGGAATACCGTTTCTTAGTGATGGATCATCAGGTGCAAGCGGTCTTGGAACGCGTGCCCGCCAATGTTGTTGGTGATGGGCGTTCAACGATCACGCAATTGGTTGCTAAGAAAAATCGAAACGAATTCCGTGGTGAGGATCACCGCACGCCGCTCCAAAATATTCGCTTAGGGGCGCGTGAACAAATGATTCTGAAACAACAAGGTTATCAAGTCGATGACGTACCCATGCGGGGGTCACAGGTCTTTTTACTACAAAATTCTAATATTTCAAATGGTGGGGATTCTGTTGACGTGACGGATGATATCGATGAGAGCTACTTTGCGATTGCCGAAAAGGTTGCAGCAATTCTCAATCTGAATGTCGCTGGTATTGATATTATTATTCCGAATTTATATCAACCGTATGATCCTGAGCATCCTGAAATGGCGGTTGTTTTAGAAGCTAACTACAATCCAGCGATGTTGATGCATCTCTTCCCAATGATGGGGCAACCACGCCGGGTGACAGCTAAAATGTTAACGATGTTGTTCCCTGAAATGGATTAA
- a CDS encoding DUF1694 domain-containing protein, producing MSENDQLQQHLDSAIHGAPQTNPDERRRYLGSLRERVLLSITNAELSQPAIQATFESHLSDFKAYHILLNGKNDAATNYLAAITKHQVEFTLVNNETAQTAPEAIGLLVVAKDAINCETVAISAKYPATATTSEKPKKEGLFGRLFD from the coding sequence TTGTCAGAGAACGATCAATTGCAACAACATCTAGATAGTGCGATCCATGGCGCGCCCCAAACTAATCCTGATGAACGTCGTCGGTATTTAGGCTCTTTGCGCGAACGCGTCTTGCTTAGCATTACCAATGCTGAATTAAGCCAACCTGCAATTCAAGCAACCTTCGAAAGCCACCTATCTGATTTCAAGGCTTACCATATTCTCTTGAATGGTAAAAATGACGCGGCCACTAATTATCTCGCGGCAATTACCAAACACCAAGTTGAATTTACTTTGGTCAATAACGAAACTGCGCAAACTGCCCCAGAAGCGATCGGCTTGCTAGTCGTTGCCAAGGACGCGATTAATTGCGAAACCGTCGCAATCAGCGCTAAATATCCAGCAACAGCAACGACTTCGGAAAAGCCTAAAAAAGAAGGCCTTTTCGGTCGGCTATTCGATTAA
- a CDS encoding DUF1054 domain-containing protein has product MFTRADFEIFDDPTLKGRLNKIYTELDPKFEVFGAQLQDELAAATKREFTLHIAKHLRRFKNPPMNTWMALSESSRGYKMMPHFEVGFWDDRIFVWIALMAEMPDKTDHAPLLASQSESLLKDFADYDLSYDHMTKQKFPMSPANLQLIQDKFAKTKKGEWLLGKVYLKDNPLFEQPAALMADIQTTLLKMVPLYELINAK; this is encoded by the coding sequence ATGTTTACACGTGCTGATTTTGAAATTTTTGATGATCCGACTCTAAAGGGACGTTTGAATAAAATTTATACCGAACTTGATCCCAAATTTGAAGTATTTGGGGCCCAATTACAAGATGAACTGGCAGCAGCCACTAAACGCGAATTTACGCTGCATATTGCCAAACATTTACGCCGCTTCAAGAATCCACCGATGAATACTTGGATGGCCCTTAGCGAGAGTTCACGTGGCTACAAGATGATGCCGCACTTTGAAGTTGGTTTTTGGGATGACCGAATTTTCGTTTGGATTGCCTTAATGGCCGAGATGCCAGATAAGACGGATCATGCACCACTATTGGCGAGCCAATCAGAGAGTCTCTTAAAGGACTTTGCTGATTATGATTTAAGTTATGATCACATGACGAAACAAAAATTTCCAATGTCACCGGCTAATTTGCAATTGATCCAAGACAAGTTTGCTAAGACCAAAAAAGGGGAGTGGCTCCTCGGAAAAGTCTATTTGAAAGACAATCCTTTATTTGAACAACCAGCAGCACTAATGGCTGATATTCAAACCACGTTATTAAAAATGGTTCCACTTTATGAATTAATAAATGCTAAATAA
- a CDS encoding 30S ribosomal protein S4 has translation MSRYTGPKWKLSRRLGISLSGTGKELARRPYAPGQHGNDRRGKISEYGMQLSEKQKLRLMYGLTERQFRNLFARAGKIREGKHGVNLMILLEQRLDNIVYRLGLASTRAQARQLVNHGHVTVDGKRVDIPSYEVKPGQEISIREKSKNLVIIKDAIEGTVGRPSFVEFDADNLKGSLVRLPERSELEPEIDEALIVEFYNR, from the coding sequence ATGTCACGTTATACAGGTCCAAAGTGGAAACTTTCACGTCGTTTAGGAATTTCATTATCAGGTACAGGTAAAGAACTTGCCCGTCGCCCATACGCTCCTGGTCAACATGGTAACGACCGTCGCGGTAAGATTTCAGAATATGGTATGCAATTAAGCGAAAAGCAAAAACTACGTTTAATGTATGGTTTAACAGAACGCCAATTCAGAAACTTATTTGCTCGCGCTGGTAAGATTCGCGAAGGTAAACATGGTGTTAACTTGATGATCTTACTAGAACAACGTTTAGACAACATTGTTTATCGTTTAGGTTTAGCAAGCACTCGTGCACAAGCACGTCAATTAGTTAACCATGGTCACGTTACCGTTGATGGCAAACGTGTTGATATTCCTTCATACGAAGTAAAACCTGGTCAAGAAATTTCAATCCGTGAAAAATCTAAGAACCTTGTTATCATCAAAGACGCTATCGAAGGCACTGTTGGTCGTCCTTCATTCGTTGAATTTGACGCTGACAACTTAAAAGGCTCACTTGTTCGTTTACCAGAACGTTCAGAATTAGAACCAGAAATCGACGAAGCCTTAATCGTTGAATTCTACAACAGATAA
- a CDS encoding septation ring formation regulator EzrA, giving the protein MLYILIGIVVVVLIGYLGVAFYQRYFTKQIKSLEERKGALMALPIPERLTKLRALRLTGESQQNFDRWEKQYNEITNHNFEAIEAYLFDAETANGKYQFLLVARILKQLRAYLKETDQDLIDVQDALDQLLSNEADTREQIETLRVKYQGLRKRLLTKSFSFGPGLAGLENILGQLETDFNQANELTGAGDYLGAKMMLQKLIAQTDDLEDKMARIPKRYSELANEFPEQIDEISETYQAMLREHYNFGDDQLEVQLTQVTERVDKSLDLMEALDIESVEANNGEIAQNIDQLYASLEVELNARQTVEEHIGKTETIVSHAQTQNRELLLELDHLNQSYALTHDELVTAKKLTKQINEQKAILEGHQGKIANHEAVYSVIADDLMAIDERLTDIETQQRDIHERVSGLHQGEAVANENLQQFELELRNLKRTVEKLHLPGLADSYLDFFFVVTDEIKRLDHDLSQIKINLDEIAKQMVLIQDDLDKLKVKTNNLIDSALITEQLLQYANRYRIDFPEIQAACEEAQAVFNREFDYPKAVDILATALERIDPGAYTQVEKNYYNQKQTDAL; this is encoded by the coding sequence ATGCTTTACATTCTCATAGGAATTGTAGTCGTGGTTTTGATTGGCTACTTAGGAGTTGCTTTTTATCAGCGTTACTTCACCAAACAAATTAAAAGTTTAGAAGAACGCAAGGGCGCTTTAATGGCGTTGCCGATTCCCGAACGATTAACGAAGTTGCGCGCACTCCGTTTAACAGGTGAAAGCCAACAAAACTTTGATCGCTGGGAAAAACAATACAACGAGATTACTAATCATAATTTTGAGGCGATTGAGGCTTATTTATTTGATGCGGAAACAGCCAATGGTAAATATCAATTCCTATTAGTCGCACGAATTTTAAAACAATTACGTGCTTATCTGAAGGAAACGGATCAAGATCTTATTGATGTGCAAGACGCATTAGATCAGTTATTGTCAAACGAGGCCGATACGCGGGAACAAATCGAAACCTTGCGTGTAAAATATCAAGGCCTACGTAAGCGGCTTTTGACGAAGAGCTTTTCGTTTGGACCAGGGTTAGCGGGTTTAGAAAATATTTTAGGGCAACTAGAAACTGACTTTAATCAGGCTAATGAATTAACCGGCGCCGGGGATTATTTAGGTGCTAAAATGATGTTACAAAAATTAATAGCACAAACTGATGATTTAGAAGATAAAATGGCGCGTATTCCAAAGCGCTATAGCGAATTAGCTAATGAATTTCCCGAACAAATTGATGAGATTAGTGAAACGTATCAAGCCATGTTGCGGGAGCATTATAATTTTGGTGATGATCAATTAGAAGTACAACTCACGCAGGTCACAGAACGTGTGGATAAGAGTTTAGATTTAATGGAAGCTCTTGATATTGAATCTGTTGAAGCCAATAATGGTGAAATTGCGCAAAATATTGATCAACTTTACGCAAGTTTAGAGGTTGAATTGAACGCGCGCCAAACGGTTGAAGAACATATTGGTAAGACTGAAACGATTGTCTCTCATGCCCAAACGCAAAACCGAGAATTATTATTAGAACTTGATCATTTAAACCAAAGCTATGCTTTAACACATGATGAGTTAGTGACGGCTAAGAAATTAACGAAACAAATTAATGAACAAAAAGCAATTCTTGAAGGGCACCAAGGCAAGATTGCAAATCATGAAGCCGTCTATTCCGTTATTGCGGATGATTTAATGGCCATTGATGAACGATTGACTGATATTGAAACACAACAAAGAGATATCCATGAACGAGTTTCAGGCTTACATCAAGGTGAAGCAGTTGCTAATGAGAACTTGCAACAATTCGAATTAGAATTGCGGAACTTAAAACGAACCGTTGAAAAATTACATTTACCAGGTCTTGCGGACAGTTACCTTGATTTCTTCTTCGTTGTCACGGATGAGATTAAACGTTTAGATCATGATTTAAGTCAGATTAAGATTAATTTAGACGAAATTGCCAAACAAATGGTACTCATCCAAGATGATTTAGATAAATTGAAAGTGAAAACTAATAATTTAATCGATAGCGCGTTGATTACAGAACAACTATTGCAATATGCTAACCGCTACCGAATTGATTTCCCAGAAATTCAAGCGGCTTGTGAGGAAGCGCAAGCGGTCTTTAATCGTGAATTTGATTATCCTAAGGCAGTTGATATTTTAGCAACAGCTTTAGAACGAATTGATCCAGGGGCTTATACACAAGTTGAAAAGAACTATTATAATCAAAAACAAACGGATGCATTATAA
- a CDS encoding aminotransferase gives MIYFDNSATTKIAPGALQTYQAVSEQFYGNPSSLHVVGEKAFHLLEQSRQQIADLLGVQSDEIYFTSGGTEGDNWVLKGTAIEKSAFGKHLITTSVEHPAIIKSMQQLEKLGFEVTYLPVDKFGRINPADLKAAIRSDTILVSIMAVNNEIGTCQPLMAAAEILKDYPNIHFHVDAVQGIGKGIQKEIFNDRVDFVTLSGHKFHGPRGTGILYKKRSRHLAPLLTGGGQEHDLRSGTENVPAIAAMAKALRLLLTDEAQKVQKQAAIRERIYQHVSQAEKTVMFSQLTSDFAPHILCFAIKGVRGETTVHAFEEHEIYISTTSACSSKKGMESSTLKAMHVNEKIATSAIRISLDEYNTLAEADEFIKAFDQINHRFKKINS, from the coding sequence ATGATTTATTTTGATAATAGTGCGACTACCAAGATAGCGCCCGGCGCGCTTCAAACTTACCAGGCAGTCAGCGAACAGTTTTACGGTAATCCCTCAAGTTTACACGTTGTCGGCGAAAAAGCATTCCATCTACTAGAACAATCACGGCAGCAAATTGCCGATTTATTAGGGGTTCAATCAGATGAAATCTACTTCACCAGTGGCGGGACTGAAGGTGACAACTGGGTGTTAAAAGGCACTGCGATTGAAAAGAGTGCTTTTGGTAAGCATCTAATCACAACGTCCGTTGAACATCCAGCCATCATCAAATCAATGCAACAACTCGAAAAATTAGGTTTTGAAGTAACCTACTTACCAGTTGATAAGTTTGGGCGGATTAATCCGGCTGATTTAAAAGCAGCGATTCGTTCCGATACTATTTTGGTGTCAATCATGGCCGTTAATAATGAAATTGGGACCTGTCAACCATTAATGGCAGCGGCAGAAATCTTAAAAGATTATCCTAATATTCATTTCCACGTTGATGCGGTTCAAGGCATCGGTAAAGGTATCCAAAAAGAAATCTTTAACGACCGCGTTGATTTTGTAACACTTTCTGGGCATAAGTTCCATGGCCCACGGGGAACAGGGATTTTATACAAAAAACGGAGTCGGCATCTCGCACCGTTATTAACCGGTGGGGGGCAAGAACATGATTTGCGTTCTGGTACCGAAAATGTTCCGGCAATTGCCGCCATGGCGAAGGCGCTGCGGTTGTTGTTGACTGATGAAGCACAAAAGGTTCAAAAACAAGCAGCCATCCGTGAACGCATCTATCAACACGTCAGCCAAGCTGAAAAAACGGTGATGTTTTCACAATTGACGTCTGATTTTGCACCGCATATCTTATGCTTTGCAATCAAGGGTGTTCGGGGTGAAACGACGGTGCATGCTTTTGAAGAACATGAAATCTATATTTCAACGACGAGTGCTTGTTCTTCTAAGAAGGGCATGGAATCAAGTACGTTAAAAGCAATGCATGTTAATGAAAAGATTGCGACAAGTGCCATTCGGATTTCATTGGACGAATATAACACGTTAGCTGAAGCAGACGAATTCATCAAAGCTTTTGACCAAATTAACCACCGTTTCAAGAAAATTAATTCTTAA
- a CDS encoding tRNA 4-thiouridine(8) synthase ThiI yields MQYTEIMVRYGELSTKGKNRNDFIGRLNGNVTKALHEYKQLRIHPKRDRMHIVLNGDDAEGVIERLRHVFGIQNFSPSIQVNRDLDSVKETALAMMKEIGKPGMTFKVNTRRSDHNFFLDTNDMNRELGGYLSDELPELEVQMKKPDITLRVEIRQDAIYLTNQVIQGAGGLPVGSAGKGMLMLSGGIDSPVAGYLTLKRGVDIEMVHFFSPPYTSDNALNKAKELTAKLVPYVGGIKFIEVPFTEIQEEVKHSVPEGYLMTIQRRMMLRLTDQIRAKRQGLAIFNGESVGQVASQTLESMLAINDVTTTPIVRPVATMDKNEIIEIAKDIDTYDLSIMPFEDCCTIFAPPAPKTRPNLDKTRFYEQRIDVDALIERSLAGVKVTEIKAGDQFLNQDEEIIAELL; encoded by the coding sequence ATGCAATACACTGAAATTATGGTTCGCTATGGCGAGCTTTCAACAAAAGGTAAAAACCGTAATGACTTTATCGGTCGTTTGAACGGTAATGTGACCAAAGCGCTCCACGAATATAAACAGCTCCGCATTCATCCTAAACGTGACCGGATGCACATTGTTTTAAACGGTGACGATGCTGAAGGGGTTATCGAACGCTTACGCCACGTTTTCGGGATTCAAAACTTCTCACCAAGTATTCAAGTTAATCGCGATTTAGATTCGGTTAAAGAAACAGCTTTAGCGATGATGAAAGAAATCGGCAAGCCCGGTATGACTTTCAAGGTTAATACGCGGCGTTCGGATCATAACTTCTTCTTGGATACCAATGATATGAACCGTGAATTGGGCGGTTACTTATCAGACGAATTACCAGAACTAGAAGTTCAAATGAAAAAACCAGATATCACTTTGCGCGTTGAAATTCGCCAAGATGCGATTTATTTGACGAACCAAGTGATCCAAGGGGCCGGTGGTTTACCTGTTGGCTCAGCCGGTAAAGGGATGTTGATGTTGTCTGGTGGGATTGATTCACCAGTTGCGGGCTATTTAACGCTTAAACGGGGCGTGGATATTGAAATGGTTCATTTCTTCAGCCCACCATACACAAGTGATAATGCTTTAAATAAGGCGAAAGAATTAACGGCTAAATTGGTACCATACGTTGGCGGGATTAAGTTTATCGAAGTCCCATTCACGGAAATTCAAGAAGAAGTGAAACATTCTGTACCAGAAGGTTACTTGATGACGATTCAACGACGGATGATGTTGCGTTTAACGGATCAAATTCGGGCTAAACGTCAAGGATTAGCGATTTTTAATGGTGAATCAGTTGGCCAAGTGGCCTCACAAACGCTTGAAAGCATGTTGGCAATCAACGATGTCACAACAACGCCGATCGTCCGCCCAGTAGCAACGATGGATAAGAATGAAATCATCGAAATCGCTAAAGATATCGATACGTATGATTTATCAATTATGCCATTTGAAGATTGTTGTACGATTTTTGCACCACCAGCACCAAAAACGCGTCCTAATTTGGATAAAACACGTTTTTACGAACAACGAATTGATGTCGACGCTTTAATCGAACGCTCACTTGCCGGTGTTAAGGTAACGGAAATTAAAGCAGGCGATCAATTCTTAAATCAAGACGAAGAAATTATCGCTGAACTTTTATAG
- a CDS encoding redox-sensing transcriptional repressor Rex translates to MRTPKHDLPEAVAKRIPIYYRYFKLLETDGIERIKSEQLAKLVAIPSATIRRDFSYIGDLGRSGYGYEVSHLIQIFSAVLKADILTKMAVIGVGNLGRALIENNFRRNANLQITCAFDTNPALVGQNLNGVPIYPIDQLATVIPAAGITTAISTVPSEASQQSAEQLIDAGITSILNFAPTRLQVPRHINVRYLDLTAELQTLLLFEE, encoded by the coding sequence ATGAGAACGCCAAAGCATGATTTACCAGAAGCAGTTGCTAAACGGATTCCAATTTATTATCGTTACTTTAAACTGCTCGAAACAGATGGTATCGAGCGGATTAAATCGGAACAATTGGCAAAATTGGTGGCCATTCCTTCGGCGACGATTCGCCGCGACTTTTCTTATATTGGTGACTTAGGCCGGAGTGGTTATGGTTATGAAGTGAGTCACTTAATTCAAATTTTCTCGGCTGTTTTGAAAGCCGATATTTTAACTAAAATGGCCGTTATTGGGGTTGGCAATTTGGGGCGGGCCCTAATTGAAAATAACTTTAGACGCAACGCTAACTTACAGATTACGTGTGCGTTTGATACGAATCCCGCATTAGTCGGACAAAACTTAAATGGGGTTCCGATTTATCCCATTGACCAACTGGCAACTGTTATTCCCGCTGCTGGCATCACAACGGCGATTTCGACCGTGCCTAGTGAAGCCTCACAACAGTCAGCTGAGCAATTGATTGATGCCGGGATTACGTCGATTTTGAATTTTGCACCGACACGTCTGCAAGTGCCACGGCATATCAATGTGCGCTATTTAGATTTAACGGCAGAACTGCAAACTTTATTATTATTTGAGGAATGA